GCCGTTTCAGGCCCGCCACCCGCACCATGTAGAACTCGTCGAGGTTCGACGCGAAGATGGCCAAAAACTTCGCCCGTTCCAGCAGCGGCAACGACGGGTCGGCCGCCAGCGCGAGGACCCGTGAATTGAAATCCAGCCAGCTCAGTTCACGGTTGAGATAGCGGTCCTCGGGCAGCGCGTTGTCGATGGTGGGCGAGGTCGCCGCCGGCGGAGCCGCGGGTGCCGAATCGCCGGTCTGCGGTGTCGTCGACGGACGGATTCCGCGCGGCAGAGGCTGCGATTCGTCCCCGAGGATCTGCGTATCGGCTTCGGTCATCCCTCGATGATCCCCCATGTCGGACGGATCCTGCCAGGTGATCGACGATCGGGTGAACCGTCGGGCGTTCGCCGGAGGGACGGTGAGCCACCGTGTCGGTGGTGCGGGTCACCGAAATCCGGCCAGGGCCCGCGCCGTCGCGGCGCCCACGCCCAGCCGGCGCGCTTCGAGTAGATCGTCGGGGGTGTCGATGTCGCAGCGCAGCCCGGGCCACACCCCGGTCAGTTCCACCGCACCGGAACGGCGGTGGCGGTGCGCGGAATCGGCGCCGAAGCGCGGGTCGAGCCCGACCCCGAACGCCAGCAGCGCCGAGGTTCCGCTGCCGTGGCGGTCGCAGACGAAACTGCGCTGATGGGCCCGGCCAGCGGCGATCGCCTCGCCCAGCTCGTGCGGCTGCAGCGCCGGCAGGTCGCCTTGCAGCACAACGACATTGGGCGTCTCGGCGCGCACGGTGCGCTCGGCCACCGCGATCGCGTTGTTGAGCGGATCGTGATGACCGTCCGGGGTCGGGTCGGCCAGCACCCGCGCGCCCAGCTCGCGTGCGGCGTCGGCAGCGACGTCGTCGGGGGTGACGACGGTGATCGACTGCACGGCCGGCACCGCCGCCGCGGCGGTGACGGTGTCGACCAGCATGGCCAGCACCACCGCCTCCCGGGTGGCCGAGGAGAACACCGGAGCCAGCCGGGTCTTCGCGGCGGCCAGTCGTTTCACCGCGATCACCAGCCCGATGTCGGCCTGCGACGACCCGCCCATAGTCGCCATCCTGCCAGCTTCGCGGTGCGCGATAGGGTGATGGCGTGGTCGAGGCGGCGGTGATGGGAGCAGGAGCGTGGGGAACCGCAGTCGCCAAAGTCCTGGCGGATGCGGGCAACGATGTGCGGTTGTGGGCTCGGCGTCCCGAGGTCGCCGAGGAGATCAACGAGACCCATCGCAATACCCGCTACCTCGGTGATGCCGAGCTGCCGAAGACGATTCGGGCCACCAGCGACCCCGTCGAGGCGTTGTCGGGGGCGTGCACGGTGCTGCTGGCGGTGCCGGCGCAGATGCTGCGCAGTCACCTCGAACAGTGGACGCACCTGATCGGCCCGGACGTCACGCTGGTGAGCCTGGCCAAAGGCATCGAGCTGGGCACGCTGATGCGGATGAGCCAGGTCATCGTGCAGGTGACCGGGGCCGATCCGGGCCGGGTGGCGGTGATCTCGGGTCCCAATCTGGCCAGCGAGATCGTCGCCGAACAACCGGCGGCCACCGTCGTCGCCTGCACCGACTCCGGGCGCGCGGTGGCGCTGCAACGCGCGCTGTTGACCGGGTACCTGCGGCCGTACACCAACTCCGACGTGATCGGCGCCGAAATCGGCGGCGCATGCAAGAACGTCATCGCGTTGGCGTGTGGGATGGCCGCCGGTGTGGGGCTGGGCGAGAACACCGCGGCGGCGATCATCACTCGCGGCCTGGCCGAGATCATGCGGCTGGGGATCGCGTTGGGCGCCAAACCGACGACGTTGTCCGGCCTGGCCGGCGTCGGCGACCTGGTCGCCACCTGCACGTCCCGCCATTCGCGCAATCGCACCTTCGGGGAGCGACTGGCGCGCGGGGGCACCATGGAGTCGGCGCTGCGGGAGGCCGGAGGCCACGTCGCCGAGGGCGTCACCTCCTGTCAGTCGGTGCTGGCGCTGGCCGCCAGCTACGACGTCGAGATGCCGCTGACCGACGCGGTGCACCGGGTATGCCACAAGGGCCTGTCGGTGGACGAGGCGGTAGCGCTGCTGTTGGGCCGCAGCACCAAACCGGAGTGACGCGATGGCCCGATACGGAGACTCCACCCGCAGCGTGAAAGCTGTTGGTACACAACCTATTCCAGGGTCACCGGTGGCTTCTCCGCCGGTGCCGGCCTCGACGTATCACCTGTCGGCGGACGAGGATCCCGCGCTGGACAGCTACGGCCGGAGCTCGAACCCGACCTGGCGGCAACTCGAGTCGGCGCTCGCCGAACTCGAGGGTGCCGCCTCGGCGCTGGTGTTCGGCTCCGGAATGGCCGCGATCACCGCGGTGTTGCGGGTGCTGGCGCGGCCGGGCCGCAAGCTGGTGGTGCCCGCCGACGGCTACTACCAGGTGCGCCAGTACGCACAGGAGTATCTGGTCCCGCAGGGGGTGACGGTCGTCGAGGCGACGAGCGCGCAGATGTGCGAACTGGCCGCCGACGCCGACGTGGTACTGGCCGAGACCCCGACCAATCCCGGGCTGGACGTGGTGGATCTGCACCGGCTGGCGATGGACTGCCGCAGCCGGGGTGCGGTGCTGGTGGTGGACAACACCACCGCGACACCGCTGGGCCAGCAACCGCTGTCGTTGGGGGC
The window above is part of the Mycolicibacterium hassiacum DSM 44199 genome. Proteins encoded here:
- the cofC gene encoding 2-phospho-L-lactate guanylyltransferase; protein product: MGGSSQADIGLVIAVKRLAAAKTRLAPVFSSATREAVVLAMLVDTVTAAAAVPAVQSITVVTPDDVAADAARELGARVLADPTPDGHHDPLNNAIAVAERTVRAETPNVVVLQGDLPALQPHELGEAIAAGRAHQRSFVCDRHGSGTSALLAFGVGLDPRFGADSAHRHRRSGAVELTGVWPGLRCDIDTPDDLLEARRLGVGAATARALAGFR
- a CDS encoding cystathionine gamma-lyase, translated to MARYGDSTRSVKAVGTQPIPGSPVASPPVPASTYHLSADEDPALDSYGRSSNPTWRQLESALAELEGAASALVFGSGMAAITAVLRVLARPGRKLVVPADGYYQVRQYAQEYLVPQGVTVVEATSAQMCELAADADVVLAETPTNPGLDVVDLHRLAMDCRSRGAVLVVDNTTATPLGQQPLSLGADLVVASATKTLSGHSDLIAGYVAGSHPDLMAAVERERLLAGPILGAFEAWLVLRSLGSAGLRFERQCQNAAALAMALRGHPRVRSVRYPGLPDDPSHAIASLQMRRFGGLIAVEFEDAAAVHRLVERSDLLIASTSFGGIHTSVDRRARWGDPVSPGFARISLGIEDADDLISDITAALG
- a CDS encoding NAD(P)H-dependent glycerol-3-phosphate dehydrogenase, with product MVEAAVMGAGAWGTAVAKVLADAGNDVRLWARRPEVAEEINETHRNTRYLGDAELPKTIRATSDPVEALSGACTVLLAVPAQMLRSHLEQWTHLIGPDVTLVSLAKGIELGTLMRMSQVIVQVTGADPGRVAVISGPNLASEIVAEQPAATVVACTDSGRAVALQRALLTGYLRPYTNSDVIGAEIGGACKNVIALACGMAAGVGLGENTAAAIITRGLAEIMRLGIALGAKPTTLSGLAGVGDLVATCTSRHSRNRTFGERLARGGTMESALREAGGHVAEGVTSCQSVLALAASYDVEMPLTDAVHRVCHKGLSVDEAVALLLGRSTKPE